The Metabacillus schmidteae genome includes a region encoding these proteins:
- a CDS encoding ABC transporter ATP-binding protein, protein MSEKNHRGGHPMRGGRPHGPGMMAVEKPKDFKKTFKRLLGYLKPWKNRMILVTIAAIFSTLFNVISPKLLGDATSSIFESFSSGTSVDFNFIARILLLLICLYIFSSLFSYLQQYIMASISQRTVAQLRKEVNEKLSRLPLKYFDQHSHGDLLSRAVNDIDNINNSLQQALTQVINSVISILGIIIMMLVISPLLTLVVLVTIPLSLSVAGFITKFSQKHFVKQQEELGNINGHIEEMFTGHQVIKAFGREEKSIETFDKINNQLYDSSWRAQFISGLMMPLMGFVGNLGFIIVAISGGLLVLNGSIRVGDVQAFIQYTQQISHPLAQVAGIANMIQVAIASAERVFILLDEEEEKEEKDSSIQVSSLRGCIELDHIQFGYDKNHPVIHDVSLEVKEGQTVAIVGPTGAGKTTIVNLLMRFYELDKGAIKVDGVSLADLSREQVRSMFAMVLQDTWLFNGTIRENIAYGNEGATNQEVEEAAKNAYADDFIRTLPDGYDTLLGEDATNLSQGQRQLLTIARAIIAKPKILILDEATSSVDTRTEMNIQKAMNNLLQGRTSFVIAHRLSTIRDADLILVMNQGNIIEKGTHDELLAAGGFYSDLYESQFTQAESVSL, encoded by the coding sequence ATGAGCGAGAAAAACCACCGTGGAGGACATCCGATGAGAGGTGGAAGACCTCATGGACCTGGTATGATGGCTGTTGAGAAGCCGAAGGACTTTAAGAAAACCTTTAAAAGATTACTAGGTTACTTAAAGCCTTGGAAAAATCGGATGATCCTTGTCACAATTGCAGCCATTTTTTCAACATTGTTTAATGTTATTAGTCCAAAGCTGTTAGGTGATGCAACTTCATCTATATTTGAAAGCTTTAGCTCAGGAACATCAGTTGATTTTAACTTTATAGCCAGAATATTGTTGCTGCTTATTTGCTTATACATCTTTTCATCTTTATTTTCCTATTTACAGCAATACATTATGGCGTCGATTTCACAAAGAACGGTTGCTCAATTGAGGAAGGAAGTAAATGAGAAATTATCCCGCCTACCTCTGAAGTACTTTGATCAACATTCACATGGTGATTTATTAAGTAGAGCTGTGAATGATATTGATAATATTAATAACTCGTTGCAGCAAGCTCTAACTCAAGTGATTAACTCTGTTATATCCATACTGGGAATTATCATCATGATGCTTGTCATTAGTCCGTTGTTAACATTAGTCGTTTTAGTTACGATTCCTTTGAGTTTATCAGTGGCAGGTTTTATAACGAAATTTTCCCAAAAGCATTTTGTTAAACAGCAAGAGGAGCTTGGAAATATAAATGGTCATATTGAAGAAATGTTCACCGGTCATCAAGTGATTAAAGCATTTGGTCGTGAAGAGAAGTCGATTGAAACCTTTGATAAGATTAATAATCAACTTTACGATTCAAGCTGGAGAGCGCAATTTATTTCTGGTCTCATGATGCCGTTAATGGGGTTTGTCGGGAATTTGGGATTTATTATTGTTGCGATTTCAGGTGGATTACTCGTTTTAAATGGAAGCATCCGTGTTGGAGATGTTCAAGCATTTATACAATACACTCAACAAATTTCACATCCCCTGGCACAGGTAGCAGGTATTGCAAATATGATACAGGTTGCGATTGCCTCTGCTGAACGAGTGTTTATTTTATTAGATGAAGAAGAGGAAAAGGAAGAGAAAGATTCTTCTATTCAAGTATCTTCACTTCGAGGATGTATAGAGTTAGACCATATTCAATTTGGTTATGATAAAAATCATCCAGTTATTCATGATGTAAGCCTGGAGGTAAAAGAAGGCCAAACGGTTGCGATTGTTGGACCAACGGGTGCAGGGAAAACAACAATTGTGAATTTATTGATGAGGTTTTATGAATTAGATAAGGGTGCAATAAAGGTTGATGGTGTAAGCTTAGCAGATTTGAGCAGGGAACAGGTTCGCAGTATGTTTGCCATGGTTTTGCAGGATACGTGGCTTTTTAACGGAACCATACGCGAAAATATTGCCTACGGGAATGAAGGGGCAACGAATCAGGAAGTAGAAGAAGCAGCAAAAAATGCCTATGCAGATGATTTCATTCGTACCCTTCCTGACGGCTATGACACACTGCTTGGTGAGGATGCAACAAATTTATCGCAGGGACAACGTCAGTTGCTTACAATTGCCAGAGCGATCATTGCGAAACCGAAAATTCTTATCCTTGATGAAGCAACAAGCAGTGTTGATACAAGAACAGAAATGAACATCCAAAAAGCAATGAACAATCTATTACAAGGAAGAACAAGTTTTGTCATTGCCCACCGTTTATCAACGATACGAGATGCGGACCTCATTCTTGTGATGAATCAAGGTAATATCATTGAAAAAGGAACACATGATGAGCTTTTAGCTGCAGGTGGCTTCTATTCGGATTTATATGAAAGTCAATTCACCCAAGCTGAGTCAGTTTCTTTATAA
- a CDS encoding SMP-30/gluconolactonase/LRE family protein, with protein MAYQAEVVVDEKAILGEGPHWDGHVLYWVDIINKKLHRYDPEQDINETFQLDQYIGAVIPAENGQLVVGLQNGIHLFDLQTKGLTLINDPERDLPQNRFNDGKCDRSGRLYIGTMDVHAAKGKGSLYRLDLKGHLKKIISPVTISNGLAWSPDEKYMYYIDTPTGEVSTFHYDKQTGDVTFKETAVRIPKDTGAPDGMTIDQEGMIWVAHYGGSRVTRWNPHNGKQLDEVHVPAPNVTSCTFGGKDLDELYITTARQGLSEENLANAPHSGGLFKVKTKEKGFVGQAYRGEI; from the coding sequence ATGGCGTATCAAGCAGAAGTAGTTGTAGATGAAAAGGCAATCTTAGGGGAAGGTCCTCATTGGGACGGGCATGTTCTTTATTGGGTCGATATTATAAATAAAAAGCTGCATCGATATGATCCTGAACAAGATATAAATGAAACTTTTCAGTTAGACCAATATATCGGTGCAGTCATACCGGCAGAAAATGGCCAATTGGTAGTAGGTCTTCAAAACGGCATCCATCTCTTTGATTTACAAACGAAAGGGTTAACGTTAATTAATGATCCGGAAAGGGATTTACCACAAAATCGGTTTAATGATGGAAAATGTGATCGTTCAGGACGTTTGTATATCGGGACAATGGATGTTCATGCTGCAAAAGGGAAAGGCTCGTTATATCGTTTAGATCTGAAAGGTCATTTGAAAAAAATCATTTCACCTGTCACCATTTCGAATGGTCTGGCATGGAGTCCTGATGAAAAGTATATGTACTATATCGATACTCCTACAGGAGAAGTTTCAACCTTTCATTATGATAAACAAACGGGAGATGTTACCTTCAAAGAAACAGCTGTACGTATCCCAAAAGACACGGGGGCTCCTGATGGAATGACCATTGATCAAGAAGGAATGATATGGGTCGCACATTATGGAGGCTCCAGAGTAACAAGATGGAATCCCCATAATGGAAAACAGTTGGATGAAGTTCATGTTCCGGCCCCGAATGTAACATCATGTACATTCGGCGGAAAGGATTTAGATGAATTATATATTACAACAGCAAGGCAAGGATTATCTGAAGAAAATTTAGCCAATGCTCCTCATTCCGGTGGTCTGTTTAAAGTGAAAACGAAGGAGAAAGGATTTGTAGGGCAAGCCTATCGAGGAGAAATATAA
- a CDS encoding protoporphyrinogen oxidase gives MKTALVIGGGITGLTAMYYLQKYKKDQNLDLQLILVEQGKQLGGKILSLQNDEFIMETGADSIVARNEGVMPLIKELRLEDELVYNETGISYIYTKNELKPIPADSVFGIPTSIKSLFSSTLISPKGKLIALKDFVTKNNRFTNEDSVGEFLEAFLGKEIVENQISPVLSGVYSGKLDKLTMASTLPYLLEYKNQYGSIIRGMSKNKAKFQSSSNKKFISFKGGLSTIIHRLEEQLEDVKILTGMKSTSIKQVQSKYEVTFNNQETISADYVILATPHDAAQKVLNNKQLDHEFDKLKNSSLTSVYLGFDIPDHKLPANGTGFIVTENSDLHCDACTWTSRKWTHTSSKRKLLVRLFYKSSNPFYETLKNMSEKEMIQTALTDIEKSLGITAQPITVEVTNWNNLMPNYHLEHNLAVTSLSEKLTEQFPNLYIAGASYFGVGIGACIKNGKQTAEKIIKQI, from the coding sequence GTGAAAACAGCCCTTGTTATAGGTGGCGGAATTACCGGTCTTACTGCCATGTATTATTTGCAAAAATATAAAAAAGACCAAAACTTGGATTTACAACTCATTCTTGTTGAGCAAGGCAAGCAATTAGGCGGAAAAATTCTGTCCCTACAAAACGATGAATTTATCATGGAAACTGGCGCCGATTCGATTGTTGCACGAAACGAAGGCGTTATGCCGCTTATTAAAGAGTTACGATTAGAAGATGAACTTGTTTACAATGAAACAGGTATTTCCTATATTTATACAAAAAATGAACTAAAGCCAATTCCTGCAGATTCCGTTTTCGGGATTCCTACTAGCATAAAATCATTATTTAGCAGTACCTTAATTTCTCCAAAAGGAAAATTAATAGCATTAAAAGACTTCGTAACAAAGAATAATCGCTTCACTAATGAGGATTCTGTTGGAGAATTTCTAGAGGCTTTTTTAGGAAAAGAAATAGTAGAAAATCAAATATCGCCGGTTCTTTCCGGGGTTTATTCCGGTAAACTGGATAAGCTTACAATGGCCTCCACTCTTCCATATCTACTGGAATATAAAAATCAGTACGGAAGTATTATTCGTGGAATGTCTAAAAACAAAGCAAAATTCCAGTCATCCAGTAACAAAAAATTCATTTCCTTTAAAGGTGGACTTTCTACTATTATTCATCGACTTGAAGAGCAATTAGAAGATGTGAAAATCCTAACAGGCATGAAGTCAACTAGCATTAAGCAGGTCCAAAGCAAATATGAAGTTACATTCAATAATCAAGAAACAATTTCAGCGGATTATGTTATTTTAGCAACTCCTCATGATGCAGCACAAAAGGTTTTAAACAATAAGCAGCTAGATCATGAATTTGATAAACTAAAAAACTCATCACTAACAAGTGTTTATCTTGGCTTCGATATTCCAGATCATAAACTCCCTGCCAATGGTACAGGTTTTATTGTTACAGAAAATAGTGATCTTCATTGTGATGCCTGTACATGGACGAGCAGGAAATGGACACATACATCCTCTAAGAGAAAACTTCTCGTTCGCCTGTTTTATAAAAGCTCTAATCCTTTCTATGAAACATTAAAGAACATGAGCGAGAAAGAAATGATTCAAACAGCGTTAACAGATATCGAAAAAAGCCTTGGAATTACCGCTCAACCGATCACTGTTGAAGTGACAAACTGGAACAATTTAATGCCAAATTATCACCTTGAACATAATCTTGCGGTTACATCTCTTAGTGAAAAATTAACTGAGCAATTCCCTAACCTATATATTGCCGGCGCCTCTTATTTCGGAGTAGGCATTGGTGCATGTATAAAAAACGGAAAACAAACTGCAGAAAAAATAATCAAACAGATCTAA
- a CDS encoding DMT family transporter → MGTSPRFLPFAALIVGVIAVSTSAIFVKLATAPAPVIAFYRLFFSTVLIAPIFFLKHFSEMKNLSKKDWTYSTIAGVFLAFHFILWFESLNYTSVASSVVLVTLQPLFAFIGTFLFFKEKVSIVAIISGLIAITGSVIISWGDFKVSGIALLGDLLALAACAMITAYLLFGQGIRKRHSLTLYTFIVYGISSITLLGYCLLLQYPLAPYPQEDWIYFLLLAIIPTLLGHSLFNWSLKWVSTNTISIMILFEPVGSIILAYYLLGEKMILSQMIGGTVILLGIIFYVFERKLLNVLQKEIKPTNS, encoded by the coding sequence ATGGGTACATCACCTCGATTTCTACCATTTGCTGCTCTTATTGTGGGTGTTATTGCGGTATCTACTTCAGCTATATTTGTAAAGTTAGCAACTGCTCCAGCTCCTGTCATTGCTTTCTATAGGCTCTTTTTTTCAACAGTGCTAATTGCCCCGATTTTCTTTCTGAAACATTTCTCTGAAATGAAAAATCTATCAAAAAAGGATTGGACCTATTCAACGATAGCAGGAGTATTTTTAGCTTTTCACTTTATCTTATGGTTTGAATCGTTAAATTACACATCTGTTGCAAGCTCTGTTGTTTTGGTGACACTCCAGCCTTTGTTTGCCTTTATCGGTACTTTTCTGTTTTTTAAAGAAAAAGTGTCAATCGTGGCGATTATCAGCGGATTGATAGCAATAACCGGAAGTGTGATTATTAGCTGGGGAGATTTTAAAGTTAGCGGTATAGCATTACTAGGTGATTTATTAGCATTAGCCGCATGTGCGATGATTACAGCATATCTTTTATTTGGGCAAGGAATTCGAAAGCGGCATTCTTTAACATTGTACACATTTATTGTGTATGGGATAAGCTCCATTACCTTATTAGGGTATTGCCTTTTGTTGCAATATCCACTAGCACCATACCCGCAGGAGGACTGGATTTATTTTCTGTTATTAGCCATCATTCCGACGTTGCTTGGTCATTCGCTATTTAATTGGTCATTAAAGTGGGTAAGTACGAATACAATTTCAATTATGATTCTCTTTGAACCGGTTGGATCCATTATTCTCGCTTATTACCTATTGGGAGAAAAAATGATTCTTTCGCAAATGATCGGCGGTACGGTCATTTTGCTTGGCATCATTTTCTATGTATTTGAGAGAAAGCTATTAAACGTATTACAAAAAGAAATAAAGCCTACCAATTCTTAA
- the thiT gene encoding energy-coupled thiamine transporter ThiT, protein MQGNQRLVFLIEVAMLGALAFLLDLLSGVIGKLPQGGSISLGMIPVFIMAYRWGLKGGLLTGLILGLLQAIFNPYIVHPVQGFLDYYLAFTLVGASGVFFKAVQNALTNNNRKAAILFITLGTILGGILRAVAHIIAGVFFFASFAPEGTPVLIYSIGYNASYMIPTIIVSAIVVSLLLLTAPRLVKRK, encoded by the coding sequence TTGCAAGGAAATCAGCGTTTAGTTTTTTTAATTGAAGTCGCCATGCTAGGTGCATTGGCATTTTTATTGGATTTATTATCTGGGGTAATCGGCAAATTGCCGCAAGGTGGATCCATTTCACTTGGAATGATTCCAGTATTTATTATGGCATATCGCTGGGGATTAAAAGGCGGATTACTTACCGGACTCATTTTAGGTTTATTACAAGCTATTTTTAATCCTTATATTGTTCACCCTGTTCAAGGGTTTCTTGATTATTATTTAGCTTTTACATTAGTAGGAGCAAGTGGGGTATTTTTTAAAGCGGTACAAAATGCATTAACAAATAATAATAGAAAAGCAGCCATATTATTTATTACATTAGGCACAATTTTAGGAGGCATACTTAGAGCAGTTGCACACATCATTGCAGGAGTTTTCTTTTTTGCTTCTTTCGCTCCGGAAGGTACGCCTGTATTAATCTACTCAATTGGATATAATGCATCCTATATGATTCCAACAATAATTGTCTCAGCTATTGTTGTTAGTTTATTGTTATTAACAGCTCCTCGATTAGTGAAAAGAAAATAG
- the glgB gene encoding 1,4-alpha-glucan branching enzyme translates to MTITSPTDYDIHLFHEGQSFESFRVFGAHLTEQGGSKGTSFCVWAPHAKQVNVVGNFNNWNGQHHRMERVNEEGIWNLFIEELGEGEIYKYEIITSNDQILLKADPYAFQSELRPRTASVVADLSGFTWTDQKWKKRKRLRKPYDRPLAIYEVHLGSWKLKEDNELYSYQELSEMLIPYVLEHGFTHIELLPIIEHPYDRSWGYQGTGYFSATSRFGKPKDLMQFINACHEENIGVIIDWVPGHFCKDAHGLYMFDGQPTYEYANEHDRENYIWGTANFDLGKTEVQSFLISNALYWIEYFHIDGFRVDAVANMLYWPNSNELVENPYATSFLKKLNEAVFSKDPDILMIAEDSTDWPMVTAPTSSGGLGFNYKWNMGWMNDILSYMEASPEDRYDLHHKVTFSLIYAFSENFILPFSHDEVVHGKKSLLNKMPGDYWQKFAQLRLLYGFMFTHPGKKLLFMGGEFGQYDEWKDLEQLDWMLEDYEMHNKMRVYFKQLLSIYSKQKPLFELDHSDKGFEWIDVDNRDQSIFSFIRKSRKENDLLVVILNFKPVVYHDYKIGVPLDTEYVEVMNSDAIEYGGSGQTNPKNLKAIEGEFHGRPYHLSMTIPPYGAVILRAVKKRGENKHGKKTVRRDVTSRG, encoded by the coding sequence GTGACCATCACGTCTCCAACAGATTATGATATTCATTTATTTCATGAGGGACAGTCTTTTGAAAGTTTTCGTGTTTTTGGAGCGCATCTTACTGAGCAGGGTGGCAGTAAAGGTACGTCCTTTTGTGTTTGGGCTCCACATGCTAAACAAGTTAATGTAGTTGGAAATTTCAACAACTGGAATGGGCAACATCATCGAATGGAAAGGGTGAATGAGGAGGGAATATGGAATTTATTTATTGAAGAACTAGGAGAAGGTGAAATTTATAAATATGAAATCATTACATCTAATGATCAGATTTTATTAAAGGCAGATCCTTATGCATTTCAATCTGAATTAAGACCAAGAACTGCATCAGTTGTTGCCGATTTATCAGGCTTTACTTGGACAGATCAGAAATGGAAAAAAAGAAAACGTCTGAGAAAGCCGTATGATCGTCCTTTAGCCATATATGAAGTTCATTTAGGGTCATGGAAGTTAAAAGAAGATAATGAGCTATACAGTTACCAAGAATTATCTGAGATGCTCATCCCATACGTATTGGAACATGGTTTTACACATATTGAGCTTCTGCCAATCATTGAACATCCTTATGATCGTTCTTGGGGATATCAAGGTACAGGGTATTTTTCTGCAACAAGCCGTTTTGGTAAGCCAAAGGATCTCATGCAGTTTATCAATGCGTGTCATGAAGAAAATATAGGAGTCATTATTGATTGGGTACCTGGCCATTTTTGTAAAGATGCTCATGGGCTTTATATGTTTGATGGTCAACCAACATATGAATATGCAAACGAACATGATCGTGAAAATTACATATGGGGAACTGCAAACTTTGATCTTGGAAAAACAGAAGTACAAAGCTTTTTAATCTCAAATGCTTTGTATTGGATTGAATACTTCCATATTGATGGCTTTAGAGTTGATGCTGTTGCAAATATGCTGTATTGGCCAAATTCCAATGAATTAGTGGAAAATCCTTATGCTACTTCTTTTTTAAAGAAATTAAATGAAGCAGTATTTTCTAAAGATCCAGACATTTTAATGATTGCTGAGGATTCTACTGATTGGCCGATGGTTACCGCTCCTACCTCGTCTGGTGGTCTTGGCTTTAACTACAAATGGAACATGGGTTGGATGAATGACATTCTATCATATATGGAGGCCTCTCCAGAGGATAGGTATGATCTCCACCATAAAGTAACATTCTCCTTAATTTATGCTTTTTCTGAAAACTTCATTTTACCTTTTTCCCATGATGAAGTTGTACATGGAAAAAAATCATTATTAAATAAAATGCCAGGTGATTATTGGCAGAAGTTTGCTCAATTAAGACTCCTATATGGATTTATGTTTACACATCCAGGTAAGAAACTATTATTTATGGGAGGTGAGTTTGGTCAGTATGATGAGTGGAAAGACTTAGAGCAGCTGGATTGGATGCTGGAAGACTATGAAATGCACAACAAAATGAGAGTTTATTTCAAACAACTGCTTTCTATCTATTCAAAACAGAAGCCACTCTTTGAATTGGACCATTCGGATAAAGGGTTTGAGTGGATTGATGTAGATAATCGGGATCAAAGTATTTTTTCTTTTATTCGAAAAAGTAGAAAAGAAAATGATTTACTTGTCGTGATACTGAATTTTAAGCCTGTTGTGTATCATGATTATAAAATTGGAGTCCCATTAGATACAGAATATGTTGAGGTTATGAATAGTGATGCAATAGAGTATGGAGGATCCGGTCAAACGAATCCTAAGAATTTAAAAGCGATTGAAGGAGAATTTCATGGAAGACCTTATCATCTTTCCATGACAATTCCACCATATGGAGCAGTTATTTTACGTGCAGTCAAAAAAAGAGGGGAGAATAAACATGGGAAAAAAACAGTGCGTCGCGATGTTACTAGCAGGGGGTAA
- a CDS encoding glucose-1-phosphate adenylyltransferase, with protein MGKKQCVAMLLAGGKGSRLSSLTRTLAKPAVPFGGKYRIIDFTLSNCTNSSIDTVGVLTQYQPLVLNSYIGIGSVWDLDRKNGGVTVLPPYSESSEMKWYKGTASAIYQNINYIKQYDPEYVLILSGDHIYKMDYSKMLDYHIEKNADASISVIEVPWEEASRFGIMNTNENMQVVEFDEKPANPKNNLASMGIYIFKWSILKDYLEMDERNQYSSHDFGKDIIPLLLDEKRNVVAYPFKGYWKDVGTVKSLWEANMDLLNDDSELNLFDRNWKVYTVNSNHPPQFIAEDAVVTDSFVNDGCVIMGKVNHSVLFQGVTVGKNTAVKNSVLMPDCVIGENVFIENAIVPSGIEIPNGTVICPDTNSDEILLVTDEIIEEIKSMVEDKIN; from the coding sequence ATGGGAAAAAAACAGTGCGTCGCGATGTTACTAGCAGGGGGTAAGGGGAGCCGATTAAGCTCACTAACAAGAACTTTAGCAAAGCCGGCTGTTCCATTCGGAGGAAAATATAGAATTATCGATTTTACGTTAAGTAATTGTACCAATTCAAGCATTGATACAGTTGGTGTCTTAACACAGTATCAGCCGCTTGTTTTAAATTCATATATTGGTATTGGTAGTGTATGGGATCTAGACCGGAAGAATGGCGGGGTAACAGTACTGCCTCCTTATTCTGAATCCTCAGAAATGAAGTGGTATAAAGGTACGGCAAGCGCAATCTATCAAAATATAAACTATATCAAACAATATGACCCTGAATATGTTTTGATTTTGTCAGGAGATCACATTTATAAGATGGATTATTCAAAAATGCTAGACTATCATATTGAAAAGAACGCTGATGCATCAATATCAGTTATTGAGGTTCCATGGGAAGAGGCTAGTCGCTTTGGCATTATGAATACGAATGAAAACATGCAAGTAGTTGAATTTGATGAAAAGCCGGCAAATCCAAAAAATAATTTAGCTTCTATGGGAATTTACATTTTTAAATGGTCTATATTAAAAGATTATTTAGAGATGGATGAACGTAATCAGTATTCTAGTCATGACTTTGGAAAAGATATTATTCCTTTATTACTAGATGAAAAACGCAATGTCGTTGCATATCCATTTAAAGGCTATTGGAAGGATGTAGGAACTGTAAAAAGCTTATGGGAAGCAAATATGGACTTACTTAATGACGATTCAGAGTTGAATTTATTTGATCGTAATTGGAAGGTATATACAGTTAATTCAAATCATCCGCCACAGTTCATCGCAGAAGATGCAGTTGTTACAGATTCGTTTGTAAACGATGGATGTGTCATTATGGGGAAGGTTAATCATTCCGTTTTATTCCAAGGTGTTACTGTTGGGAAAAATACAGCAGTTAAAAACTCTGTTCTCATGCCGGATTGCGTTATTGGAGAAAATGTTTTTATTGAAAATGCTATTGTACCTAGCGGCATAGAAATCCCAAATGGTACAGTTATTTGTCCGGATACAAACTCAGATGAAATTCTATTAGTAACAGATGAAATTATTGAGGAAATTAAATCGATGGTAGAAGACAAAATAAACTAA
- a CDS encoding GlgC family sugar phosphate nucleotidyltransferase — protein MSNKLLGIIDATTHKPEIEDLTNHRSLAAVPFASRYRVIDFVLSNMVNSEIESVAIFPKYSYRSLMDHLGSGKQWDLNRKKDGLFFFPSPHLHNEYDEFGSFRQFSDHIDFFLRSTQEYAVITNSYTVCNIDFQKVLKRHLDNGCDITEVRKDGQPLQMYIMSTKLLIDLINDKDKTGCKTLAEVIEENQNQWTICDYEFQGYAAVIDSIENYYKHSIDMLNPTIWNEIFTKNRPILTKAKDEPPTKYGQNAVVKNSLIANGCKIEGHVENSIIFRGVHIGKDTVVKNSVIMQKTQIGNHCLLENIITDKDVKILDYSHLTGTKNNPTILRKRTIQGAMMNS, from the coding sequence ATGAGTAATAAGTTGTTAGGAATTATTGATGCAACAACACATAAACCTGAGATTGAAGATTTAACCAACCATCGTTCATTAGCTGCTGTACCTTTTGCCAGCAGATATCGTGTAATTGACTTTGTCCTTTCAAACATGGTGAATTCTGAGATTGAGAGTGTTGCAATCTTTCCAAAATATTCTTACCGCTCATTAATGGATCATTTAGGCTCTGGTAAACAGTGGGATCTTAATCGTAAAAAGGATGGACTATTTTTCTTTCCATCACCACATCTTCACAATGAATATGATGAGTTTGGGTCATTTCGACAATTTTCAGACCACATAGATTTCTTTTTAAGAAGTACACAGGAATATGCAGTAATAACAAATAGCTATACAGTTTGTAACATTGACTTCCAAAAAGTGTTAAAACGTCACCTTGATAATGGCTGTGATATTACGGAAGTACGAAAAGATGGCCAGCCTTTACAAATGTATATCATGTCAACAAAACTTCTTATAGATCTTATAAATGATAAAGATAAAACAGGGTGTAAAACACTTGCTGAAGTAATTGAAGAAAATCAAAACCAATGGACGATCTGTGATTATGAATTTCAAGGGTATGCAGCGGTTATTGATTCTATCGAAAACTACTACAAACATAGTATAGATATGCTTAACCCAACTATTTGGAATGAAATTTTCACTAAGAACCGTCCGATTCTAACAAAAGCAAAAGATGAGCCTCCGACTAAATACGGACAAAATGCAGTTGTAAAAAACTCATTAATTGCAAATGGTTGTAAAATTGAAGGACATGTCGAGAATAGTATTATTTTTAGAGGTGTTCATATTGGAAAAGATACAGTTGTAAAGAATAGTGTCATTATGCAGAAGACACAAATTGGGAATCATTGTTTACTAGAAAATATTATTACAGATAAAGATGTGAAAATTTTAGATTATTCACATCTAACAGGGACGAAAAATAATCCAACTATTTTAAGAAAAAGAACCATTCAAGGAGCGATGATGAACTCGTGA